The Methanothrix sp. genome segment ACCATTCTCAGGCCGTTTGGGGTCTCCTCGACCACCCCAGATGCCTCGATCATCTCCCCCTCGAATGCCTGGCCTGCGTATGTGTGAGAGTAACAGAGTATCTCCCCGATCTCATGATCGAGCCTGAAAATGCCAGGGCTGTCGAAGGAATATCTGGCGTCGACCACCTCTGCGACTATTCTGCTTCGGCACAGTGGCCTGCCTGGGGGTACCGGCTCGATCTCATCCCAGTCTCTCGTAAAGAGGAGGTCAAAGTACGTGCCGTCGATCACTCCGCGGTTGCCCTTGCGCATCTCATGCGCCACGAACTCATCGAAGGGGATCGAGGGCTTTCTCTTCATGTAGATCTTCATCCATGTTGCGCTATCGAGCTCCTGGATCGAGCCGCTGCGCTTTGCATCTGCTATGGCATCCCTCGCCCTCCACCAGGCGTTTCCGTAAACAACCAGATCTATGTCTGATGATCTGCTGTGGAGCCCCAGGAGCATCGATCCGGTGATCCCGATGCACCTCTCAGGGATGCCATGCTCCTCCAGTATTTCAGCGATCCTGCCGACCCTCTCGTCCTCAGCTCTCACCCTTGGAAGCTCATCAGCCGGTCTGAAGAACCTCTTCACATCATCAAACGGTACCACATGGACGTCCCTGACGTAATCAGGGCGTCTCACCCTGAGAAAATCAAACGCTTCCTCGAAATCCAGCTTTCTGTATCTTGTACCCCCTGCGATCCTGTCCCCGGATTCATCCGGGATGTATCTGAGCAGGGATCTCACGCCATCGGTGTGGATGTAATCCACGACCGAGAAGATCCACCCGTCCCTGCTCTCAAGAAAGTCCCTGATTCTGGCTCTCATCACCGATTACCTCTAGGACCCGATCTGCCATCGCGCCCATCCTCAGGATCCTCCTGGTGGAGAGGTCCACGAGGGTGGATGGTACGGCGTATCTGCATCTCCCTCCATCTATAAGCATATCCACGCGGGATAAAATCTCTGGATCTATATCCCCTGGATCTGATGGCGGAGTGGCGCCGGTGATGTTCGCGCTTGTGGACGTGATCGGCCCGGTCATTTCGATGAGCCTGAGCGCCATCTCATGATCTGGGTATCTGACTCCGACAAGCGGAGATCCTGCTGTGAGCATATCTGGGACGATCGATCTCTTCCGCACGAGAAATGTCACGGGCCCGGGCAGGAGTTTTCTCATCATATCCAGGTCCTCAGGCCGGACATGCGCCACATCACAGAGCATCTCGAAGCTTGATACAGCTATGGATATCGGTTTATCGAGGGGGCGCCTCTTGATCGCGTAGACCCTTACGATGCTGCTCTCATCAAGAGCGTTCGCACCTATGCCATAGACGGTCTCTGTGGGGTACACCACAATGCCGCCTGAGAGTATGCATCTTGCAGCCTCGTCTGTGCCACCAACAACAGCCATCTGCAAATCATCTCTTCCTGATGTTTGCGATATCCCCGAGCGTCAGAACCTTCGATCCTCCCCGCGATTTGAGCTTCTCCTCGGTCGTCTCCTCGGTGAGCTTTATCTTGAGCTCCTTCTCCAGCTTCTTCCTCACATCGTCCTCCGGGACGAGCTCCTCGCGCTCGATCTTTCTGAGAAGAGATGCCTTCTCCTTTATCCTGAGAGCCAGATCCTCGAGAGAGAGATTCATGCTCTCCCTGGCATTTTTTATAATATTCCCGTAATCCGGCACTACCTCCACTAGATCCCTGAAGTGGTCGCGTGGCTTTGGCTTCTGCACGCGAAAGCTCCTCTCAACAGGCACGATCTTTCTCGGAACAGGAGACCATTTGTCCTCAGGCTTGCCGAAGCGAGCGCAGCTCTTGCAGACCTCAAGAACCGAGCCGTCGATCACTATCCTCTCGGGAGAGCCAGAGATGTCTGCGCCGCAGATCTCACATTGCCTATCGCTCATCTCTCTCATCTCGGAAATCTTTTATAGCCCTCGGAGTTTAATAAGCTTTGGAGATGGGATGAACGAGCCTCAAAGTGGACCCGACTTCTCGAAGTACATCCTGGACAGGATGAAGCAGCTTGAGGAGCGCAACCTCGCCCTGAGGGAGCAGAAGGACCGCGCGGAGGGCGAGAAGCGGCTGATAGAGAACCAGAAGCTCAAGTACGAGCGCGAGGCCCGGAAGCTCCGCAGCGAGCTGGAGCGTCTGCGTGTCGGGCCCATGATCGTCGGTACGGTTGTGGAGGTTCTCGACGAGAGCAGGGTGATCGTGAAGTCGAGCACAGGCCCAAGACTTGTCGTGAGCGTCTCGCAGTTCATCGAGGAGGAGCTGAGGCCGGGTGTGCAGGTCGGTCTGAACCAGCAGACGTTCGCGGTGATGTGCGTGCTTCCATCACCGCGCGATCCCATGGTCTTTGGAATGGAGGTCGAGGAGGTGCCGGACGTGACGTTCGCCAGCATCGGTGGCCTCGACAGCCAGATCGCCGAGCTCAGGGAGATCGTGGAGCTCCCGCTGAAGAGACCTGATCTCTTCCAGGCGGTCGGGATCGAGCCGCCAAAGGGCGTTCTTCTCTACGGGCCTCCGGGCACCGGCAAGACACTTCTCGCCAAGGCGGTGGCCAACAGCACAGAGGCGACGTTCCTGCGGGTGGTCGGGAGCGAGTTCGTCCAGAAGTACATAGGAGAGGGCGCCAGGCTTGTCCGGGAGCTCTTCGATCTGGCAAAGAGCAGGGCCCCTGCCATCATATTCATAGATGAGCTCGATGCGATAGGCTCCAGGCGCATTGACGGTGCGACGAGCGGGGATCGTGAGGTCCAGAGGACACTGATGCAGCTGCTCGCTGAGATGGACGGATTCGATCCGCGCGGGGAGGTCAAGATAATAGGCGCCACAAACAGACCCGATATGCTCGATCCAGCACTTCTCCGCCCGGGAAGGTTCGACAGGGCGATCTACGTCCCGCTGCCCAACCGTGATGGGAGGTATGCGATCCTCCTCATCCACACAAAGGGGATGAACCTCAGCCCTGATGTGGATCTGAGAAGCATAGCGGATCTAACAGAGAACGCGAGCGGTGCGGACCTGAAGGCGATAGTCACCGAGGCAGGAATGTCTGCAATCCGCGAGGAGCGGACGCAGGTGCTCCAGAGGGACTTCGAGCGTGCGATCGCCAGGGTGCTTCAGGCAGAGACGCATGGCGCGTGCGAGGAGCCAGATCTCCCGAACTATGCGTGAGTCCTCCTCGAGGAGAGCGCTGCTCTGTCAGTTGGCACCTGCAGCGCTCTGTGCATCCCTCTCCCAGGGCAATGCTCTCAGCGATAGATGCGGGCTTATCATGGGCGATACAGTTCCTGAGTGGACGTAATGGAGGTGATCCCGCATGAGTCTGATTTTAGACTATCGGCGTCAGGCAGATCCTGCTCCCGCCTTCCATGCTCATGTTGTAGAGCTCGGTGCGCGGGATCACGCCGTATATGCAGAGCCCTCCATTGAGCTCGTTGACGACGAAGTACGTGTCTGCGACGTGAATCGCCATGTTG includes the following:
- a CDS encoding multiprotein bridging factor aMBF1 — translated: MREMSDRQCEICGADISGSPERIVIDGSVLEVCKSCARFGKPEDKWSPVPRKIVPVERSFRVQKPKPRDHFRDLVEVVPDYGNIIKNARESMNLSLEDLALRIKEKASLLRKIEREELVPEDDVRKKLEKELKIKLTEETTEEKLKSRGGSKVLTLGDIANIRKR
- a CDS encoding proteasome-activating nucleotidase is translated as MNEPQSGPDFSKYILDRMKQLEERNLALREQKDRAEGEKRLIENQKLKYEREARKLRSELERLRVGPMIVGTVVEVLDESRVIVKSSTGPRLVVSVSQFIEEELRPGVQVGLNQQTFAVMCVLPSPRDPMVFGMEVEEVPDVTFASIGGLDSQIAELREIVELPLKRPDLFQAVGIEPPKGVLLYGPPGTGKTLLAKAVANSTEATFLRVVGSEFVQKYIGEGARLVRELFDLAKSRAPAIIFIDELDAIGSRRIDGATSGDREVQRTLMQLLAEMDGFDPRGEVKIIGATNRPDMLDPALLRPGRFDRAIYVPLPNRDGRYAILLIHTKGMNLSPDVDLRSIADLTENASGADLKAIVTEAGMSAIREERTQVLQRDFERAIARVLQAETHGACEEPDLPNYA
- a CDS encoding nucleotidyltransferase domain-containing protein — protein: MRARIRDFLESRDGWIFSVVDYIHTDGVRSLLRYIPDESGDRIAGGTRYRKLDFEEAFDFLRVRRPDYVRDVHVVPFDDVKRFFRPADELPRVRAEDERVGRIAEILEEHGIPERCIGITGSMLLGLHSRSSDIDLVVYGNAWWRARDAIADAKRSGSIQELDSATWMKIYMKRKPSIPFDEFVAHEMRKGNRGVIDGTYFDLLFTRDWDEIEPVPPGRPLCRSRIVAEVVDARYSFDSPGIFRLDHEIGEILCYSHTYAGQAFEGEMIEASGVVEETPNGLRMVVGTTREAKGEWIRSLTLMSSLSRGCG
- a CDS encoding L-threonylcarbamoyladenylate synthase; translation: MAVVGGTDEAARCILSGGIVVYPTETVYGIGANALDESSIVRVYAIKRRPLDKPISIAVSSFEMLCDVAHVRPEDLDMMRKLLPGPVTFLVRKRSIVPDMLTAGSPLVGVRYPDHEMALRLIEMTGPITSTSANITGATPPSDPGDIDPEILSRVDMLIDGGRCRYAVPSTLVDLSTRRILRMGAMADRVLEVIGDESQNQGLS